A genomic stretch from Pseudomonas mendocina includes:
- a CDS encoding rubredoxin, with amino-acid sequence MKKWQCVVCGLIYDESQGWPDDGIAPGTAWQDVPEDWLCPDCGVGKSDFEMIEIA; translated from the coding sequence ATGAAAAAGTGGCAATGTGTAGTCTGCGGACTGATTTATGACGAGAGCCAAGGCTGGCCAGATGATGGTATTGCCCCCGGCACCGCCTGGCAGGACGTTCCTGAAGATTGGCTGTGCCCGGACTGCGGTGTGGGTAAAAGCGATTTCGAGATGAT
- a CDS encoding chorismate lyase: protein MPHASAYAAPVWLTCTELQPQPDAVVYDWLFNEDSLTRRLTRQSVNHFSVTPLSEGWQTLRDDECAALGVAPGSEGWVREVYLLGHQQPWVFARSVAARQALQDSDLDMEQLGTRSLGELLFSNPAFDRGELQVCRYPEQWLPTEYRIKDLWGRRSCFTRGTLGVLVAEVFLPQFWHELARSPAPST from the coding sequence GTGCCCCACGCTTCTGCTTATGCCGCCCCTGTCTGGCTGACCTGCACAGAGCTGCAGCCACAGCCGGATGCCGTCGTCTACGACTGGTTGTTCAACGAAGACTCCCTGACCCGCAGGCTAACCCGCCAGTCTGTTAATCACTTCAGCGTGACACCTCTGTCAGAAGGTTGGCAGACGCTGCGGGATGATGAGTGCGCAGCCCTTGGTGTAGCCCCTGGCAGTGAAGGCTGGGTGCGCGAGGTTTACCTGCTCGGCCACCAACAGCCTTGGGTATTTGCCCGCAGCGTGGCAGCCCGACAGGCTTTGCAGGACTCAGATCTGGACATGGAACAACTAGGCACCCGCTCCCTCGGTGAGCTGCTGTTCAGCAACCCCGCCTTTGATCGCGGCGAGCTTCAGGTCTGTCGCTACCCTGAGCAATGGCTGCCAACTGAGTACCGCATAAAAGACCTGTGGGGCCGCCGCTCCTGCTTCACCCGTGGCACATTAGGCGTGCTCGTGGCGGAAGTCTTTCTGCCACAGTTCTGGCACGAGCTGGCGCGCAGTCCAGCGCCGAGCACCTGA